One segment of Anser cygnoides isolate HZ-2024a breed goose chromosome 5, Taihu_goose_T2T_genome, whole genome shotgun sequence DNA contains the following:
- the BDNF gene encoding brain-derived neurotrophic factor isoform X3, which yields MFHQVRRVMTILFLTMVISYFSCMKAAPMKEASVRGQGSLAYPGLRTHGTLESLNGPNAGSRGLTSLADTFEHVIEELLDEDQDIQPSEENKDADLYTSRVMLSSQVPLEPPLLFLLEEYKNYLDAANMSMRVRRHSDPARRGELSVCDSTSEWVTAAEKKTAVDMSGATVTVLEKVPVPKGQLKQYFYETKCNPKGYTKEGCRGIDKRHWNSQCRTTQSYVRALTMDNKKRVGWRFIRIDTSCVCTLTIKRGR from the coding sequence TTCCACCAAGTGAGAAGAGTGATGACCATCCTTTTCCTTACTATGGTTATCTCATACTTCAGTTGCATGAAAGCTGCCCCGATGAAAGAAGCTAGTGTAAGAGGACAAGGCAGCTTGGCTTACCCAGGTCTTCGGACCCACGGGACTCTTGAGAGCCTAAACGGGCCCAATGCAGGTTCAAGAGGACTGACATCGCTGGCAGACACCTTTGAACATGTGATAGAGGAGCTGCTAGATGAAGATCAGGACATCCAGCCCAGCGAGGAAAACAAGGATGCAGACTTGTACACATCCCGAGTCATGCTGAGCAGTCAAGTGCCTTTGGAACCCCCGCTGCTCTTCCTGCTCGAGGAGTACAAAAACTACTTGGATGCTGCAAACATGTCCATGAGAGTCCGGCGTCACTCTGACCCAGCTCGCCGTGGGGAACTGAGCGTGTGTGACAGTACGAGCGAGTGGGTGACGGCGGCAGAGAAAAAGACTGCAGTGGACATGTCTGGTGCGACTGTCACAGTCCTTGAAAAAGTCCCAGTACCCAAAGGCCAACTGAAGCAATACTTCTATGAGACCAAATGCAACCCCAAGGGGTACACaaaggagggctgcaggggcatAGACAAGAGGCACTGGAACTCCCAGTGCCGAACTACCCAGTCTTACGTGAGAGCTCTCACCATGGATAACAAGAAGAGAGTTGGCTGGCGGTTTATAAGAATAGACACTTCCTGTGTATGTACATTAACCATTAAAAGGGGAAGATAG
- the BDNF gene encoding brain-derived neurotrophic factor isoform X1, whose translation MFLFHQVRRVMTILFLTMVISYFSCMKAAPMKEASVRGQGSLAYPGLRTHGTLESLNGPNAGSRGLTSLADTFEHVIEELLDEDQDIQPSEENKDADLYTSRVMLSSQVPLEPPLLFLLEEYKNYLDAANMSMRVRRHSDPARRGELSVCDSTSEWVTAAEKKTAVDMSGATVTVLEKVPVPKGQLKQYFYETKCNPKGYTKEGCRGIDKRHWNSQCRTTQSYVRALTMDNKKRVGWRFIRIDTSCVCTLTIKRGR comes from the coding sequence TTCCACCAAGTGAGAAGAGTGATGACCATCCTTTTCCTTACTATGGTTATCTCATACTTCAGTTGCATGAAAGCTGCCCCGATGAAAGAAGCTAGTGTAAGAGGACAAGGCAGCTTGGCTTACCCAGGTCTTCGGACCCACGGGACTCTTGAGAGCCTAAACGGGCCCAATGCAGGTTCAAGAGGACTGACATCGCTGGCAGACACCTTTGAACATGTGATAGAGGAGCTGCTAGATGAAGATCAGGACATCCAGCCCAGCGAGGAAAACAAGGATGCAGACTTGTACACATCCCGAGTCATGCTGAGCAGTCAAGTGCCTTTGGAACCCCCGCTGCTCTTCCTGCTCGAGGAGTACAAAAACTACTTGGATGCTGCAAACATGTCCATGAGAGTCCGGCGTCACTCTGACCCAGCTCGCCGTGGGGAACTGAGCGTGTGTGACAGTACGAGCGAGTGGGTGACGGCGGCAGAGAAAAAGACTGCAGTGGACATGTCTGGTGCGACTGTCACAGTCCTTGAAAAAGTCCCAGTACCCAAAGGCCAACTGAAGCAATACTTCTATGAGACCAAATGCAACCCCAAGGGGTACACaaaggagggctgcaggggcatAGACAAGAGGCACTGGAACTCCCAGTGCCGAACTACCCAGTCTTACGTGAGAGCTCTCACCATGGATAACAAGAAGAGAGTTGGCTGGCGGTTTATAAGAATAGACACTTCCTGTGTATGTACATTAACCATTAAAAGGGGAAGATAG
- the BDNF gene encoding brain-derived neurotrophic factor isoform X2: protein MQFHQVRRVMTILFLTMVISYFSCMKAAPMKEASVRGQGSLAYPGLRTHGTLESLNGPNAGSRGLTSLADTFEHVIEELLDEDQDIQPSEENKDADLYTSRVMLSSQVPLEPPLLFLLEEYKNYLDAANMSMRVRRHSDPARRGELSVCDSTSEWVTAAEKKTAVDMSGATVTVLEKVPVPKGQLKQYFYETKCNPKGYTKEGCRGIDKRHWNSQCRTTQSYVRALTMDNKKRVGWRFIRIDTSCVCTLTIKRGR from the coding sequence TTCCACCAAGTGAGAAGAGTGATGACCATCCTTTTCCTTACTATGGTTATCTCATACTTCAGTTGCATGAAAGCTGCCCCGATGAAAGAAGCTAGTGTAAGAGGACAAGGCAGCTTGGCTTACCCAGGTCTTCGGACCCACGGGACTCTTGAGAGCCTAAACGGGCCCAATGCAGGTTCAAGAGGACTGACATCGCTGGCAGACACCTTTGAACATGTGATAGAGGAGCTGCTAGATGAAGATCAGGACATCCAGCCCAGCGAGGAAAACAAGGATGCAGACTTGTACACATCCCGAGTCATGCTGAGCAGTCAAGTGCCTTTGGAACCCCCGCTGCTCTTCCTGCTCGAGGAGTACAAAAACTACTTGGATGCTGCAAACATGTCCATGAGAGTCCGGCGTCACTCTGACCCAGCTCGCCGTGGGGAACTGAGCGTGTGTGACAGTACGAGCGAGTGGGTGACGGCGGCAGAGAAAAAGACTGCAGTGGACATGTCTGGTGCGACTGTCACAGTCCTTGAAAAAGTCCCAGTACCCAAAGGCCAACTGAAGCAATACTTCTATGAGACCAAATGCAACCCCAAGGGGTACACaaaggagggctgcaggggcatAGACAAGAGGCACTGGAACTCCCAGTGCCGAACTACCCAGTCTTACGTGAGAGCTCTCACCATGGATAACAAGAAGAGAGTTGGCTGGCGGTTTATAAGAATAGACACTTCCTGTGTATGTACATTAACCATTAAAAGGGGAAGATAG
- the BDNF gene encoding brain-derived neurotrophic factor isoform X4, with amino-acid sequence MTILFLTMVISYFSCMKAAPMKEASVRGQGSLAYPGLRTHGTLESLNGPNAGSRGLTSLADTFEHVIEELLDEDQDIQPSEENKDADLYTSRVMLSSQVPLEPPLLFLLEEYKNYLDAANMSMRVRRHSDPARRGELSVCDSTSEWVTAAEKKTAVDMSGATVTVLEKVPVPKGQLKQYFYETKCNPKGYTKEGCRGIDKRHWNSQCRTTQSYVRALTMDNKKRVGWRFIRIDTSCVCTLTIKRGR; translated from the coding sequence ATGACCATCCTTTTCCTTACTATGGTTATCTCATACTTCAGTTGCATGAAAGCTGCCCCGATGAAAGAAGCTAGTGTAAGAGGACAAGGCAGCTTGGCTTACCCAGGTCTTCGGACCCACGGGACTCTTGAGAGCCTAAACGGGCCCAATGCAGGTTCAAGAGGACTGACATCGCTGGCAGACACCTTTGAACATGTGATAGAGGAGCTGCTAGATGAAGATCAGGACATCCAGCCCAGCGAGGAAAACAAGGATGCAGACTTGTACACATCCCGAGTCATGCTGAGCAGTCAAGTGCCTTTGGAACCCCCGCTGCTCTTCCTGCTCGAGGAGTACAAAAACTACTTGGATGCTGCAAACATGTCCATGAGAGTCCGGCGTCACTCTGACCCAGCTCGCCGTGGGGAACTGAGCGTGTGTGACAGTACGAGCGAGTGGGTGACGGCGGCAGAGAAAAAGACTGCAGTGGACATGTCTGGTGCGACTGTCACAGTCCTTGAAAAAGTCCCAGTACCCAAAGGCCAACTGAAGCAATACTTCTATGAGACCAAATGCAACCCCAAGGGGTACACaaaggagggctgcaggggcatAGACAAGAGGCACTGGAACTCCCAGTGCCGAACTACCCAGTCTTACGTGAGAGCTCTCACCATGGATAACAAGAAGAGAGTTGGCTGGCGGTTTATAAGAATAGACACTTCCTGTGTATGTACATTAACCATTAAAAGGGGAAGATAG